A genomic window from Hyla sarda isolate aHylSar1 chromosome 8, aHylSar1.hap1, whole genome shotgun sequence includes:
- the LOC130284619 gene encoding microfibril-associated glycoprotein 4-like encodes MWRLLTVVVLSLLLEDTHQAPANVPGNIYNIISCRDSCRPHDCSDVSAQGLTADGVYLIYPGGETSPPVPVYCDMRSAGGPWTVFQKRFDGGVDFYRGWEDYKSGFGRASGEYWLGLQNIFLLTQKKTYRLRIDLEDFENDARHVTYDSFSISPLAINPEEDGYKLHIDGFKEGDPKKPAGDSLLGQNQMNFSTFDHDRDLHVINCPERFHGAFWYNKCHGSNLNGKYQSGVTTEYATGVVWASWRGAYYSFKRSEMKISQTAKAEQ; translated from the exons ATGTGGCGTCTCCTGACTGTGGTCGTCCTCTCATTACTTCTGGAGGACACTCACCAGGCTCCGGCCAACGTTCCTGGAAACATCTACAACA TCATCAGCTGTAGAGATTCCTGCCGCCCCCATGACTGCTCGGATGTGTCTGCCCAGGGTCTGACCGCGGATGGTGTCTACCTGATCTATCCTGGTGGTGAGACCTCTCCTCCAGTACCTGTGTATTGTGACATGAGGAGCGCTGGAGGACCCTGGACG GTCTTTCAGAAGAGGTTTGATGGCGGTGTGGATTTCTATCGGGGTTGGGAGGACTATAAGTCGGGGTTTGGACGAGCGTCTGGAGAATACTGGCTGG GTTTACAGAACATTTTCCTCCTGACCCAGAAGAAGACGTATCGTCTGCGCATCGACCTGGAGGACTTTGAGAATGACGCACGTCATGTGACTTATGactccttctccatctcacctCTGGCCATCAACCCTGAGGAGGACGGGTACAAACTGCACATTGATGGATTTAAGGAGGGAGATCCAAAGAAACCCGCCG GAGATTCTCTTTTGGGTCAGAACCAGATGAACTTTTCCACCTTCGACCATGACAGAGACCTTCATGTCATCAACTGTCCAGAGAGGTTTCATGGGGCGTTCTGGTACAACAAATGTCATGGCTCCAATCTCAATGGGAAATATCAGAGCGGCGTCACCACAGAGTACGCTACCGGAGTGGTGTGGGCCTCATGGAGAGGGGCCTATTATTCCTTTAAGAGAAGTGAGATGAAGATTTCACAAACTGCAAAAGCAGAACAGTAA